The following proteins are co-located in the Helicobacter pylori genome:
- a CDS encoding MnmA/TRMU family protein, with amino-acid sequence MKTIKALALFSGGLDSLLSMKLLIDQGIEVTALHFNIGFGGNKDKREYFENATAQIGAKLLVCDIREQFFNDVLFKPKYGYGKYFNPCIDCHANMFRNAFYKMLELNADFVLSGEVLGQRPKSQRKEALNQVRKLVREVGEEARFDPILDRTQASGEKPQFLDELLLRPMSAKLLEPTFMEKKGWVDREKLLDVSGRGRSRQLQMIKDYGLKYYEKPGGGCLLTDIQVSNKIKNLKEYREMVFEDSVIVKNGRYFVLPNNARLVVARNEEENHKLDIEHPLMDKIELLSCKGPLSLVDKNASQEDKELAGRIALGYAKTLKNQAYLIQIGDEKCELYPLDKESAREYLFA; translated from the coding sequence ATGAAAACAATAAAAGCTTTAGCCTTATTTAGTGGGGGGTTGGATAGTTTGTTGTCTATGAAATTGCTTATTGATCAAGGCATTGAGGTAACCGCTTTGCACTTTAATATAGGGTTTGGGGGGAATAAAGATAAAAGAGAGTATTTTGAAAACGCCACTGCGCAAATCGGGGCTAAGCTCTTGGTGTGCGATATTAGAGAGCAGTTTTTTAACGATGTGTTGTTCAAGCCCAAATACGGCTATGGGAAATATTTCAACCCTTGCATTGATTGCCATGCCAACATGTTTAGGAACGCTTTTTATAAAATGCTTGAATTGAACGCGGATTTTGTTTTGAGCGGAGAAGTGTTGGGGCAACGCCCTAAATCCCAAAGGAAAGAAGCGCTCAATCAGGTGAGGAAATTAGTCAGAGAGGTGGGCGAAGAGGCGCGTTTTGATCCTATTTTAGACCGAACGCAAGCAAGCGGTGAGAAACCGCAATTTTTAGACGAGTTGCTTTTACGGCCCATGAGCGCGAAACTCTTAGAGCCTACTTTCATGGAAAAAAAGGGCTGGGTTGATAGAGAAAAACTTTTAGATGTGAGCGGTAGGGGGCGAAGCAGGCAATTGCAAATGATCAAAGATTACGGCTTGAAATATTATGAAAAGCCAGGTGGTGGGTGTTTGCTTACGGACATTCAAGTGAGTAATAAGATTAAGAATTTGAAAGAATACAGAGAAATGGTGTTTGAAGACAGCGTGATTGTCAAAAACGGGCGTTATTTTGTCTTACCCAATAACGCTCGTTTGGTGGTGGCAAGGAATGAAGAAGAAAACCATAAGCTAGACATTGAGCACCCCTTAATGGATAAGATTGAATTGCTAAGTTGTAAAGGCCCTTTGAGTTTAGTGGATAAAAACGCCAGCCAAGAAGATAAAGAATTGGCCGGCCGTATCGCTTTAGGCTATGCTAAGACTTTAAAAAATCAAGCTTATCTCATTCAAATAGGGGATGAAAAGTGCGAGCTTTACCCTTTGGATAAAGAGAGTGCTAGAGAGTATTTGTTTGCTTGA
- a CDS encoding DUF5718 family protein: MQEFLGFGVVGNFAGHLEQAGESHSFINMKSEEKDAPKGLFPFYIPYENCYLGRCCIDNHKIILPNDPDLRVQAEPEIALECDVKYDEKHFVTKLVPNFFMAFNDASVRNLDATKLSQKKNFSPASKGIGQKLPIDRFAYGGVCNNFSIASFLKYNNVWHIYGENSKLLKYEFFYQKLLDWIKDRLNYQQDGDSLEALRPFLERHNFPTKMIFAIGATPYMPFAQEHFLQKGDEVAIVAYNHLQYSFEKIQNLLEEDALQTKEHANLSYVYQIVE, translated from the coding sequence ATGCAAGAGTTTTTAGGTTTTGGTGTGGTGGGGAATTTTGCAGGGCATTTGGAGCAAGCAGGAGAGAGTCATAGTTTTATTAACATGAAAAGCGAAGAAAAGGACGCCCCTAAGGGATTATTCCCTTTTTATATCCCATATGAGAATTGCTATTTGGGGCGTTGTTGCATTGATAACCATAAGATTATTTTGCCTAACGATCCAGATTTAAGGGTGCAAGCAGAGCCAGAAATCGCTTTAGAATGCGATGTTAAATACGATGAGAAACATTTTGTTACCAAGCTTGTGCCTAATTTTTTCATGGCGTTTAATGACGCTTCTGTGCGTAATTTAGACGCCACAAAACTCTCCCAAAAAAAGAATTTTTCACCAGCTTCTAAAGGTATAGGGCAGAAATTGCCCATTGACAGGTTTGCTTATGGGGGGGTGTGTAACAATTTTTCTATCGCGTCTTTTTTGAAATACAATAATGTTTGGCACATTTATGGGGAAAACAGCAAATTGCTCAAATACGAGTTTTTCTACCAGAAACTGCTAGATTGGATCAAAGATAGGCTCAATTACCAACAAGATGGCGATTCTTTAGAAGCTCTAAGGCCGTTTTTAGAGCGCCATAATTTCCCCACTAAAATGATTTTTGCGATAGGGGCTACCCCTTATATGCCCTTTGCGCAAGAGCATTTTTTGCAAAAAGGCGATGAGGTGGCGATTGTTGCTTACAACCATTTGCAATATAGTTTTGAAAAGATTCAAAATCTCTTAGAAGAAGACGCCCTACAAACCAAAGAACACGCTAATCTTTCTTATGTCTATCAAATCGTAGAATAG
- a CDS encoding TrbC/VirB2 family protein: MSAHFLKIIFLVGMCVSSLFAEGLEGFFNALEAQLKSPIAKGILMVIFIGIAIYVWRNLDRWKEILFTILGVVFGIFLFFKAPSLANWFMGVF; the protein is encoded by the coding sequence ATGTCCGCTCATTTTTTAAAAATCATTTTTTTAGTAGGCATGTGCGTTTCAAGTTTGTTCGCTGAAGGATTAGAAGGGTTTTTTAATGCCCTAGAAGCCCAGCTCAAAAGCCCCATCGCTAAGGGGATTTTAATGGTGATTTTCATAGGGATCGCTATTTATGTGTGGAGGAATTTAGACCGGTGGAAAGAGATTTTATTCACGATCCTTGGCGTGGTGTTTGGGATTTTTTTATTCTTTAAAGCCCCGAGTTTGGCGAATTGGTTTATGGGAGTTTTTTAA
- a CDS encoding competence protein ComB encodes MIILSASVKNLREISVKEKFLWLNAKSYLISVFVPFVLLPWIDLLSAFLLYLGFLALFSVLEFFDEDIADIIVAKSKIKTKTKSYRA; translated from the coding sequence ATGATTATCCTCTCAGCGAGCGTGAAGAATTTGCGTGAAATTTCGGTTAAAGAAAAATTTTTATGGCTGAACGCTAAATCTTATTTGATTTCTGTTTTTGTGCCTTTTGTTTTGCTCCCTTGGATTGATTTATTGAGCGCTTTTTTATTGTATTTAGGGTTTTTAGCGCTCTTTAGCGTGTTGGAATTTTTTGATGAAGACATTGCAGATATTATTGTGGCTAAAAGCAAAATAAAGACTAAAACCAAATCTTATAGAGCGTAG
- a CDS encoding VirB4 family type IV secretion/conjugal transfer ATPase, which translates to MLEKLLGAIKQKVSNYFLGVLPKSYSMSEENNILGLYDEHFLLTKNENLVGILRLEGVSYTHLSTEQLQDLFTERQMALDSLEKVVARLVVKRRKIDHQQSIQSDSQYLQAILNQFENKEVYENQYFLVLESTHSLQGVLEHKKKSLMHANRENFKDILSYKAHFLQETLKSLEIQLKNYAPKFLSSKEVLNFYAEYINGFDLPLKPLVGGYLSDSYIASSITFEKDYFIQESFNQKTYNRLIGIKAYESERITSIAVGALLYQETPLDIIFSIEPMSVHKTLSFLKERAKFSMSNLVKNELLEYQELVKTKRLSMQKFALNILIKAPSLEDLDTQTSLILGLLFKENLVGVIETFGLKGGYFSFFPERIHLNHRLRFLTSKALACLMVFERQNLGFKANSWGNSPLSVFKNLDYSPFLFNFHNQEVSHNNAKEVARVNGHTLIIGATGSGKSTLISFLMMSALKYQNMHLLAFDRMQGLYSFTEFFKGHYHDGQSFSINPFCLEPNLQNLEFLQSFFLSMFDLAPSKDKEALEDMNAVSGAIKSLYETLYPKAFSLLDFKETLKRTSSNQLGLSLEPYLNNPLFNALNDAFNSNAFLNVINLDAITQNPKDLGLLAYYLFYKILEESRKNDSGFLVFLDEFKSYVENDLLNTKINALITQARKANGVVVLALQDIYQLSGVKNAHSFLSNMGTLILYPQKNARELKHNFNVPLSETEISFLENTPLYARQVLVKNLGNGSSNMIDVSLEGLGRYLKIFNSDSSHVNKVKALQKDYPTEWREKLLKS; encoded by the coding sequence ATGTTAGAAAAGCTTTTAGGCGCTATCAAACAAAAAGTTTCAAACTATTTTTTAGGGGTTTTGCCTAAAAGCTATTCTATGAGCGAAGAAAACAATATTTTAGGCTTGTATGATGAGCATTTTTTACTCACTAAAAACGAAAACCTAGTGGGTATCCTCCGTTTAGAGGGGGTGAGTTACACCCATTTAAGCACAGAGCAATTGCAAGATCTTTTCACTGAGCGCCAAATGGCGTTGGATTCTTTAGAAAAAGTCGTGGCGCGCCTGGTGGTTAAAAGGCGTAAAATTGATCACCAACAAAGCATTCAATCTGATTCTCAATACTTGCAAGCGATTTTGAATCAATTTGAAAATAAAGAAGTGTATGAGAATCAGTATTTTTTAGTTTTAGAAAGCACGCACTCTTTACAAGGTGTTTTAGAGCATAAGAAAAAATCTCTCATGCATGCCAATAGGGAAAATTTTAAGGATATTCTCTCTTATAAAGCGCATTTTTTACAAGAAACTTTAAAAAGCCTAGAAATCCAGCTCAAAAATTATGCCCCCAAATTCTTAAGCTCTAAAGAGGTTTTGAATTTTTATGCAGAATACATTAACGGGTTTGATCTCCCTTTAAAACCCCTAGTAGGGGGGTATTTGAGCGACAGCTATATCGCTAGTTCCATCACTTTTGAAAAAGATTATTTCATTCAAGAAAGCTTTAACCAAAAAACCTACAACCGCTTGATTGGCATAAAAGCTTATGAGAGCGAACGCATCACCTCCATAGCGGTGGGAGCACTTTTATACCAAGAAACACCTTTAGATATTATCTTTTCCATAGAGCCTATGAGCGTGCATAAAACGCTGAGTTTTTTAAAAGAGAGGGCCAAGTTTAGCATGTCCAATCTCGTTAAAAACGAGCTTTTAGAATACCAAGAATTAGTCAAAACCAAACGCCTATCCATGCAAAAATTCGCCCTAAACATTCTTATCAAAGCCCCTAGTTTAGAGGATTTAGACACTCAAACCAGCTTAATTTTAGGGCTTTTATTTAAAGAAAACTTAGTGGGCGTTATAGAAACTTTTGGCTTGAAAGGGGGGTATTTTTCCTTTTTCCCTGAACGCATCCATTTAAACCACCGCTTGCGTTTTTTAACTTCTAAAGCCCTAGCGTGTTTGATGGTGTTTGAAAGGCAAAATTTAGGCTTTAAGGCTAATTCATGGGGGAATAGCCCTTTGAGCGTGTTTAAAAATTTGGATTATTCCCCTTTTCTATTCAATTTCCACAACCAAGAAGTGAGCCACAACAACGCTAAAGAAGTCGCTAGAGTGAATGGGCATACTTTAATCATAGGGGCTACCGGAAGCGGTAAAAGCACGCTGATTAGCTTTTTAATGATGAGCGCTTTGAAATACCAAAACATGCACCTTTTAGCCTTTGACAGGATGCAAGGGCTGTATTCTTTCACCGAATTTTTTAAAGGGCATTACCATGACGGCCAATCTTTTAGCATCAACCCCTTTTGTTTAGAGCCTAATTTACAGAATCTAGAATTTTTGCAATCCTTTTTTTTGAGCATGTTTGATCTTGCCCCTTCAAAGGATAAAGAAGCCTTGGAAGACATGAATGCGGTTTCTGGAGCGATTAAGAGCCTTTATGAGACCTTATACCCTAAAGCCTTTAGTTTGCTAGACTTTAAAGAAACGCTTAAAAGAACCTCATCTAACCAATTGGGCTTGAGTTTGGAGCCGTATTTGAATAACCCCCTTTTTAACGCTTTGAATGATGCGTTCAATTCCAACGCTTTTTTAAATGTAATCAACTTAGACGCTATCACCCAAAACCCTAAAGACTTAGGGCTTTTAGCCTATTATTTGTTTTATAAAATCTTAGAAGAATCCAGGAAAAACGACAGCGGTTTTTTGGTTTTTTTAGACGAGTTTAAATCCTATGTGGAAAACGATTTGTTGAACACTAAAATCAACGCTTTAATCACGCAAGCCAGAAAAGCTAATGGCGTGGTGGTGTTGGCCTTGCAAGATATTTACCAGTTAAGCGGGGTTAAAAACGCCCATAGTTTTTTAAGCAACATGGGGACTCTCATTTTGTATCCGCAAAAAAACGCTAGGGAGTTGAAACACAATTTCAATGTGCCTTTGAGCGAGACTGAAATTTCTTTTTTAGAAAACACCCCTTTGTATGCCAGGCAGGTTTTAGTCAAAAATCTGGGTAACGGGAGTTCCAACATGATTGATGTGAGTTTGGAGGGCTTGGGGCGTTATTTGAAAATCTTTAATTCGGATTCTAGTCATGTGAATAAAGTGAAAGCGTTACAAAAAGACTACCCTACAGAGTGGCGTGAAAAACTTTTGAAGAGCTAG